Proteins found in one Xenopus laevis strain J_2021 chromosome 1L, Xenopus_laevis_v10.1, whole genome shotgun sequence genomic segment:
- the lamtor3.L gene encoding ragulator complex protein LAMTOR3-B, with amino-acid sequence MAEELKRFLYKKLPSIEGLHAIVVSDRDGVPVIKVANENAPELALRPSFLSTFALATDQGSKLGLSKNKSIICYYDTCQVVQFNRLPLVVSFIASSDANTGLLLSLNEELGDLFEELQHAVEI; translated from the exons ATGGCTGAG GAGTTAAAGAGATTTCTATACAAGAAGTTACCAAG tattgAAGGACTCCATGCCATTGTTGTATCTGACAGAGATGGTGTACCGGTTATAAAAG TTGCCAATGAGAATGCTCCTGAACTTGCTTTGAGACCTAGTTTCCTTTCTACATTTGCACTAGCAACAGACCAAGGAAGTAAGCTTGGACTCTCCAAAAATAAAAGTATCATCTGTTACTACGACACATGCCAG GTTGTTCAGTTCAACCGACTGCCTTTGGTTGTAAGCTTCATTGCAAGTAGTGATGCCAACACAG GCCTCCTTCTCAGCTTAAATGAAGAGCTCGGGGACTTGTTTGAAGAACTTCAACATGCAGTGGAAATCTAA